The Acidimicrobiia bacterium genome segment TGCTTCCAGCGTCGAACGCGGCTGCTCACGCGCTCGACCGCCCAGGCGGAACCGATGACAGACCGAACGGCAAGCGCAAGCGATGCGACCGCCTCGGTCTCCTCGAAGCCCGATGCCTCGGCGAGCGCAGCGTCGTCGACTGCGAAGAGGATCTCCTCGCCATCGTGTGCCGAGTCGAAGAAGAAGCGCCCGAGTCGCTCGGTCCACTGCTCGTAGGAGAGATCGCTCATGGAAGGCGTCCTCGCCGAAGATCGCCACCCGCCCAGTCGAGTTCGAATCGCGCGCCAACCATCTCCCGAACTCGCTCGTCGCCGCGGCATGCCGAGCGCCAGCGCTCGCCCTCGTCGCCTCGGAGCTCGTCAGCTCCCAGAAAGGTATCGGCGCGGCAGCTGTGACCTGAACCACGAAGCTGAGCGCCAGGTCAGGGCACACGAAGACCGAGGCGGCTGGCGCCGCAGTGCCTCGCGGCGACGTCGTGCGCCAGGTCGATAGCCTCGGCGGCAGATCTCCGCACCGTCCGTGCCGTGCGGGTACCCGCGACTTTCACCGACACTTTCGCGGGACTTTTCACGGACACAATCGCGGAAGTCCCGGGTCGCTAGCTCAACTGGCAGAGCGTCGGGCTTTTAACCCGCAGGTTCAGGGTTCGAGTCCCTGGCGACCCACCACACGCGTGCACACAGAGCCCGCACGCGGCGCTCCGTCGAGGCAAGCGCCTTCGATCCCGGAAGAGCCGCGCGGGCCGGTCGTCGGCTTCGTCCGCGCTGGGTGACGACACCGGTCCTCGACGGTCCGATGATGCGCCTGCGGCCGTGTGTTCAGTGCGCTTCACCGAAGGGCGGCGAGATGGTGACCGAGATCGCCGGGACGTGACCTTTCGAAGGGTCGAAACGTTCCGGGTGGCGTAACAATGGGGCGAGTCCCGATGTCGTCTGCGATGGAGGGAACGCCATGGTCCGAGTAGGTGACCGGATCAGGGTCGAGAGCCGCCACGTGGGGCAGGGAGCGCGCGAGGGCGTCGTGGTCGAGACGCACGACCCGCTGATCAAGGTCCACTGGATGACCGGCGAGGAGACCGAGTTCGTGCCGTCGGCCGGCTCGATGACCGTCGTGTCGTCGCCGAACCCCCCGACCCGCGAGATGCGACGCCCGTCGTAACGCAGACACTGCCTCGGTAGCCACGGACGCGCGCGAGCGTGAGCCCGGGCGCGCTGGTCACGCGCGCTCGACGGGCAGCACGATCACCGACGGGTGCTCCGGATCGTGGTGCACCGCCTGGTGCGCGACGCGCATCCGCGTCGCGGTGGCGAGCGGCTCTCCGGTGCCGAGGTTGCGTGCGAACCGGGGATGCGCGCCGCTCGACACCTGGAGCCGGATCCGGTGACCGGCACGGAACGCGTGCGCGGTCGGCCAGAGGTCGACGCGCACCGCCCACGGGCCGCTTGCCGGTCGCGGCCAGTGCTCCGGCGAGACGCGCGCGATGCCGTCGCAGACGTTGAACGAGCGGCCCTTCTCGTCGACGTCGCACAGCCGCACGAAGACGTCGAAGTGCTCCAGGTCCGACGACACGTGGATCGCCGCCACGATCTCGCCGATCACGGTGACGCCGCGCGTCAACACGTCGCTCGTGTACAGCAGGACGTCGCGCCGGCACTCGGTCGTGCGCTGATCTCGGCGCCCGCCCGAGCGGCGCATCAACGTGCCACCGACGATCGGGGTCGGGTCGGCCGGGTCGTACGTGTACGTGTCGGGCGCGCTGTCGTCGGGCTCCCGCCGGTCGAGACGACCGTGCGCGTGGAGACACCAACGCTCTGGTTCGCACTCCGGTGGCGGCCAGGACACGAAGTCGCGCCAGCGGTTCGCGCCCATCACGTACAGCCGGACGGGCGTTGCGTCGGTCGATCCGCTCCCGGCGTCTCCGTCGCTGCGCACGTGGCGGTCGAGCCACTGCAGCGACTCGCGCAGCTGGACCTTGAACGCACCGGGCGCGATGTGCGTCCACGGACCGACGACGAGACGCGGGCGGTGTCCCGCGTCGACCAGCGTGTGATGGTCGGTGATCGTGTCCGGCAGGAAGATGTCGTACCAGCCACCGGTCTGGAGGACGGGCGCCTCCACATGCGCGACCCGCGACGAGTGGTCGGCGCGATCCCAGAACGGATCGTCACACGACGCGTGGTCGACGACGTCGCGCCAGAACGGCAGGCGTCGCCCGACCACCAACGTGTCGAGCTCCGCGACCGGCAGGTGGTCGATCACCCGGTCGATGCGCCGCACCCGACGCTCCAGGATGACGTCGGCGAACCCGAACCGGGTGTGCTCCTGCTCGCTCACCATCGTCGTCCAGTCGAGCGCGTCGTGGAGCGAGAACGTCCCGCCCCGGTACCAGTGCCGCGCGAGGTTCGAGTACGTGATGTGCGTGCAGAGGGCGCGCAGCGGTGGTTCAGCCGCGTCGCCGACGGCCCACTGAACCGCACCGAGGTAGCTCGGTCCGTTCATCGCGAGGCGGCCGTCGAACCACGGCTGCGCCCCGATCCACCGAATGGTCGCGAGGCCGTCGGCGCGCTCGTTGAAGTTCGGCTCGAACGATCCTCCCGAGCCGTACGTGCCCCGGCAGCTCTGCAGCACGACCCGGTAGCCGCGCT includes the following:
- a CDS encoding DUF1918 domain-containing protein, translated to MVRVGDRIRVESRHVGQGAREGVVVETHDPLIKVHWMTGEETEFVPSAGSMTVVSSPNPPTREMRRPS
- a CDS encoding CocE/NonD family hydrolase, which gives rise to MSRLLARVMSLPRASDTRVTVERGVPIPMDDGCTLLADVYTPAGSGSHPTVLVRTPYGRAGPIGLFLGRAFAERGYRVVLQSCRGTYGSGGSFEPNFNERADGLATIRWIGAQPWFDGRLAMNGPSYLGAVQWAVGDAAEPPLRALCTHITYSNLARHWYRGGTFSLHDALDWTTMVSEQEHTRFGFADVILERRVRRIDRVIDHLPVAELDTLVVGRRLPFWRDVVDHASCDDPFWDRADHSSRVAHVEAPVLQTGGWYDIFLPDTITDHHTLVDAGHRPRLVVGPWTHIAPGAFKVQLRESLQWLDRHVRSDGDAGSGSTDATPVRLYVMGANRWRDFVSWPPPECEPERWCLHAHGRLDRREPDDSAPDTYTYDPADPTPIVGGTLMRRSGGRRDQRTTECRRDVLLYTSDVLTRGVTVIGEIVAAIHVSSDLEHFDVFVRLCDVDEKGRSFNVCDGIARVSPEHWPRPASGPWAVRVDLWPTAHAFRAGHRIRLQVSSGAHPRFARNLGTGEPLATATRMRVAHQAVHHDPEHPSVIVLPVERA